In a single window of the Ruminococcus albus 7 = DSM 20455 genome:
- a CDS encoding DsrE/DsrF/DrsH-like family protein: MEETVINNITPQAFLSVAKSGVTIVDIRERDEVITNPVAGAVNIPFSEISKRLSELDKAKPVYVLCRTGELSGEVTEILSDRGYEAFNIEGGYEAVSEYIKNAPPAVLDLKGIRCPGPVVRTAEILSDMQFGQRVLITSDESAFSSDIAVWCERTGNTLINLENRGGEISALIERNYAAKQNAERPDGKTFVLFSGDLDKTIAAFIMANAAASMGRKVTLFFTFWGLNILRRHEKVKVRKNIIEKMFGLMMPRGTKRLGLSRMNMGGMGAKMIRGIMKSKGVDTLEGLMESAKKQGVRLVACQMSMDIMGIRQEELIDGVELGGAATFIGSGEQSDMSLFI; encoded by the coding sequence ATGGAAGAAACTGTCATAAATAATATAACGCCGCAAGCGTTTCTTTCGGTGGCAAAGAGCGGTGTAACTATAGTTGATATACGTGAAAGGGATGAGGTTATCACAAACCCTGTTGCAGGGGCTGTGAATATACCATTTTCTGAGATCTCAAAACGGCTTTCGGAACTTGACAAGGCAAAACCTGTTTATGTTCTGTGCAGGACAGGGGAGCTTAGCGGGGAGGTCACTGAGATACTTTCTGACCGCGGATATGAGGCATTTAATATCGAGGGCGGATATGAAGCTGTAAGTGAGTACATCAAAAATGCACCGCCGGCTGTTCTTGATCTTAAAGGTATACGATGTCCCGGTCCTGTTGTAAGGACGGCGGAGATACTTAGTGATATGCAGTTCGGTCAGCGTGTGCTGATAACTTCTGATGAAAGTGCTTTTTCTTCCGATATAGCTGTATGGTGCGAAAGAACAGGGAATACCCTTATAAACCTTGAAAACAGGGGAGGGGAGATAAGTGCCCTGATAGAGAGAAACTATGCGGCAAAGCAGAACGCAGAGCGTCCTGACGGAAAGACCTTCGTACTGTTCAGCGGAGATCTTGATAAAACGATAGCTGCATTCATTATGGCTAATGCGGCAGCTTCAATGGGAAGAAAGGTCACACTGTTTTTTACTTTCTGGGGGCTGAATATACTGCGCCGCCATGAAAAAGTGAAGGTCAGGAAGAATATAATAGAGAAGATGTTCGGCTTAATGATGCCGAGAGGTACGAAGCGGTTGGGATTGTCGCGGATGAATATGGGCGGCATGGGTGCTAAGATGATACGCGGCATCATGAAAAGCAAGGGTGTGGATACTCTTGAGGGATTGATGGAGTCTGCGAAAAAGCAGGGGGTACGTCTGGTGGCTTGTCAGATGTCAATGGATATAATGGGTATAAGGCAGGAGGAGCTTATTGACGGCGTAGAACTTGGCGGCGCTGCGACTTTCATAGGCTCGGGAGAGCAGAGCGATATGAGTTTGTTCATATAA
- a CDS encoding TraB/GumN family protein: MEKKILIAALAIVMAFSCASCGKKDDDSSSKADTVSSAADTTVTSDEETAVTTADETAVTTSDETAPAGENSFGSTADINEFIKTKEIDPPLWKVTDPKSGNSMYLLGTIHVLPSEVSDYPADLMDIYNSCDSIAVEYDVTALQNDVNAQMEYVNGMVYSDGTSAKDHLSEETYNKAKDYFTSIGANTKMLDQYKTGYWINQLTTVMLLRLENVELSGTDVYFITKAQADGKEVISIEELSMQTDALTAYSDEYADYAISDMLNDMDDIKGFAEEYSELFEKWANGDGEIPLDDDVDLEELPKDLLDDHEAYMKVMLDDRNKYMADKASEYLKEGKNCLFMVGAGHYSGENGVDNLLEKMGYTVEKIG, from the coding sequence ATGGAAAAGAAAATACTTATCGCAGCGCTTGCTATAGTAATGGCATTTTCATGCGCTTCATGCGGAAAGAAGGATGACGATTCTTCAAGCAAGGCTGATACAGTATCATCAGCTGCCGACACTACCGTTACAAGTGATGAAGAAACAGCAGTAACTACCGCTGATGAAACAGCAGTTACCACCAGTGATGAAACTGCTCCTGCAGGCGAGAATTCTTTTGGTTCTACAGCTGACATCAACGAATTCATCAAAACCAAGGAGATAGATCCTCCCCTGTGGAAGGTGACAGATCCCAAAAGCGGAAACTCTATGTACCTCTTAGGTACTATACACGTACTTCCCTCCGAAGTATCAGATTATCCTGCAGATCTTATGGATATCTACAACAGCTGTGATTCTATCGCAGTAGAGTATGATGTAACTGCCCTTCAGAACGATGTCAACGCTCAGATGGAGTATGTTAACGGCATGGTTTATTCTGACGGGACCTCCGCTAAGGATCACCTCTCCGAGGAAACATATAACAAGGCAAAGGATTACTTCACAAGCATAGGTGCAAACACAAAAATGCTTGATCAGTACAAGACAGGCTACTGGATAAACCAGCTGACTACCGTTATGCTCCTCAGACTTGAAAATGTTGAGCTGTCGGGAACTGATGTATATTTCATCACCAAGGCACAGGCAGACGGCAAGGAAGTTATCAGTATCGAAGAACTGTCCATGCAGACAGATGCTCTCACTGCTTATTCTGATGAATACGCTGATTATGCTATTAGCGATATGCTTAATGATATGGACGATATAAAAGGTTTCGCTGAGGAATACAGCGAGCTCTTTGAGAAATGGGCTAACGGCGACGGTGAGATACCTCTCGATGACGATGTAGATCTTGAGGAACTGCCAAAGGATCTTCTGGATGACCACGAGGCTTATATGAAGGTCATGCTCGATGACCGCAACAAGTACATGGCTGATAAGGCTTCCGAGTATCTCAAGGAAGGCAAGAACTGCCTGTTCATGGTAGGTGCAGGTCATTACTCCGGCGAGAACGGCGTTGATAATCTCCTTGAAAAAATGGGTTATACCGTTGAAAAGATCGGCTGA
- a CDS encoding gamma-glutamylcyclotransferase family protein, which translates to MKKKNEYKHSEKPMLYIAYGSNINLPQMGFRCPHSKVIGTAMVKGWELEFRGVATIVPKQNTEVPVLLWELDPRDIPALNRYEGFPHLYRQEDIPLELDGKQVMGMAYLMNRGQISPPTQGYLQTIWDGYKENGMDTSYLVEAASRAYDYASNMNVRYSQAIDEDEYEDFDIDDDNSLDDDIQMSFKL; encoded by the coding sequence ATGAAAAAGAAAAACGAATACAAACATTCAGAAAAACCGATGCTGTACATCGCTTACGGTTCAAACATCAACCTGCCACAGATGGGTTTCAGATGTCCTCATTCAAAGGTCATAGGGACTGCTATGGTCAAAGGCTGGGAACTGGAGTTCCGAGGGGTTGCAACTATCGTACCGAAACAAAATACCGAAGTTCCCGTATTGCTGTGGGAACTTGACCCAAGGGATATTCCTGCACTCAATCGCTATGAGGGATTTCCCCATCTGTACAGACAGGAAGATATACCTCTTGAACTTGACGGAAAGCAGGTCATGGGCATGGCGTACCTGATGAACAGAGGGCAGATATCTCCACCAACACAGGGGTATTTGCAGACAATATGGGACGGCTATAAGGAGAACGGTATGGATACAAGCTACCTTGTAGAAGCAGCATCAAGGGCATATGATTATGCTTCAAATATGAATGTCAGGTATTCACAAGCTATTGATGAAGATGAATACGAGGACTTTGACATTGACGATGATAACAGCCTTGATGATGATATACAGATGAGTTTCAAACTTTAA
- a CDS encoding amidoligase family protein, protein MPGNFDGIKNRKFGIEIEMTGITRCEAAKAIKKVLGGDIDHVGGTYDKYTVGDDKGRKWQIVFDSSIYARKKNGDLASDYYKVELNSPVLEYEDFDLLQNVIRALRKTGAITGPDYDCGTHIHIDASDYTPQQIRNLVNLWSSKEDFLWDALQVSSARSNYCKKINRTFVYQLNQKKPKTLDKISDLWYAETSNSRYNHYNPTRYHALNLHSFFQHGHYEIRACNASLHAGEVKAQVLLALAISNAAVTKKYCSPAVSHSDNMRYSFRVFLLNLGFIGDEFKNYRAHLLKHLSGNIAWRHPEDAIAQRERLKAEREAARNERVRPVSQYTDEFGETHDEEQTAPVDDLSGSFGEDESAVTMNM, encoded by the coding sequence ATGCCGGGAAATTTTGATGGGATAAAAAATAGAAAATTCGGAATCGAGATCGAGATGACTGGTATAACAAGGTGCGAAGCTGCTAAAGCAATAAAAAAAGTTCTTGGAGGTGATATAGATCATGTGGGCGGCACCTACGACAAATACACTGTAGGTGATGACAAAGGAAGAAAATGGCAGATAGTCTTCGATAGCAGCATTTATGCCCGAAAGAAAAACGGAGATCTTGCCAGTGACTATTACAAGGTAGAGCTTAACTCTCCCGTACTAGAATATGAGGACTTTGATCTGCTGCAAAATGTTATTCGAGCCCTGAGAAAAACAGGAGCAATAACAGGACCAGATTATGACTGCGGTACTCATATCCATATTGATGCATCGGACTACACGCCGCAGCAGATAAGAAACCTTGTAAACCTATGGTCAAGCAAAGAGGATTTCTTGTGGGACGCTCTTCAGGTATCATCCGCAAGATCAAACTACTGCAAAAAGATCAACCGAACGTTTGTGTATCAGCTCAATCAAAAAAAGCCAAAGACTCTGGATAAGATCAGTGATCTTTGGTATGCCGAGACTTCAAACAGCCGCTATAACCACTATAATCCGACAAGGTACCATGCTTTGAATCTGCATTCCTTCTTTCAGCACGGACATTACGAGATAAGAGCCTGCAATGCATCGCTCCATGCTGGAGAGGTAAAGGCGCAGGTATTACTTGCGCTTGCTATCTCAAATGCGGCTGTGACAAAAAAATATTGTTCCCCTGCTGTATCGCATTCTGACAATATGCGGTACAGCTTTCGTGTTTTTCTGCTGAATTTAGGATTTATCGGTGATGAGTTCAAGAACTATCGGGCTCATCTTCTGAAGCACCTTTCCGGGAATATAGCGTGGCGTCACCCAGAAGATGCTATTGCACAGAGAGAACGTCTGAAAGCAGAACGAGAAGCCGCTCGTAACGAGCGTGTGCGCCCTGTGTCGCAATACACGGACGAGTTCGGGGAAACACACGATGAGGAACAAACCGCCCCTGTGGACGATTTGTCGGGCAGTTTTGGGGAAGATGAATCTGCAGTTACAATGAATATGTAG
- a CDS encoding HD domain-containing protein, producing MITRNEAFELLKKYNKDHFHLQHALTVEAVMKWYANELGYGDEAEYWGITGLLHDIDFEIYPEEHCIKAPELLREGGVSEDIIHAVCSHGYGITVGCGVTIEVEPIHEMEKVLFAADELTGLIGAAALMRPSRSTKDMELKSLKKKYKSKGFAAGCSRDVIERGADQLGWELDKLLILTLQAMADTEDEINRKMEEL from the coding sequence ATGATAACAAGAAATGAAGCATTTGAACTTCTGAAAAAATACAACAAGGATCATTTTCATTTGCAGCACGCACTGACGGTCGAGGCTGTTATGAAGTGGTATGCAAATGAACTGGGATACGGTGATGAAGCCGAATATTGGGGCATTACGGGACTTCTGCATGATATCGACTTTGAGATATATCCTGAGGAACACTGTATAAAAGCTCCCGAACTTCTGCGTGAAGGCGGTGTGAGCGAGGATATCATCCATGCAGTATGTTCACACGGATATGGCATAACCGTGGGCTGTGGTGTTACTATCGAAGTAGAGCCTATACATGAAATGGAAAAGGTACTGTTTGCTGCTGATGAGCTGACAGGCCTTATAGGTGCGGCTGCTCTTATGCGCCCTTCTAGGAGTACCAAGGATATGGAGCTGAAGTCGTTGAAAAAGAAGTATAAGAGTAAGGGATTCGCTGCAGGCTGTTCCAGGGATGTGATCGAGCGCGGTGCCGACCAGTTGGGCTGGGAGCTTGACAAGCTGCTGATCTTGACCCTTCAGGCGATGGCTGATACAGAAGACGAGATAAACAGAAAGATGGAGGAGCTTTGA
- a CDS encoding endo-1,4-beta-xylanase, with protein MNGNLVKKLAAYALCLTMASSMIPGAAFTATAESASPAFSTDFEDGNVSMFSKRGDSDTSVIKVVEDSAAPSGSKVMSVTGRSKSWNGPSIALEGILEPYVKYDITVKVKAQWYNTVCISMQHTPAGSDSPQYTNLAKAVSQGDYVELSASFSYGSDEKDVSLYIETTGDANDLYIDDLTICESPNNLDLTAPSLKNVYGDMFKFGTATTVSELAPKSTKALIKKHFNSLTAGNELKPDSVLDQQACLALAASGDDENPQVTLDAAKPILDFARDNNIPMRGHVLVWHQQTPIWFFKENYDANGEWVSKEKMLRRMENYIKNVFTAVKKEYPDVDFYAWDVVNECFTDAGAPRNPGVPDSSNGYQSSPWVQIFGDNSFIKPAFIYAKKYAPSGCKLYYNDYNEYMQKSDAIVKLCQDINSSGHYIDGIGMQSHLNVTNNGGSDPFPSVSMYRQALDKFSKTGLDIQITELDATVNNKRFDLQAKYYSDIMDAIVDYKDYVSAVVVWGTTDDLSWRADRDPLLFNQDYSVKPCFESIVDGIEYTETENENENDPDPVDTYPTNVKANYSTKYHQIQFVWDKVKGADKYGIAVYLAGKWRVQTTNITNNSYVTPKNLTPGMTYKVAVAARVNGKWDTTNAIKNAITVTVQ; from the coding sequence ATGAATGGAAATTTAGTAAAAAAGCTGGCTGCTTATGCACTTTGCCTGACTATGGCATCTTCCATGATACCGGGTGCTGCATTTACAGCTACAGCTGAATCAGCAAGCCCTGCTTTCTCGACTGATTTCGAGGACGGAAACGTTTCGATGTTCTCAAAGCGCGGTGACAGCGATACTTCTGTTATCAAGGTCGTTGAGGACTCCGCTGCACCCAGCGGCAGCAAGGTAATGTCTGTAACAGGCAGAAGCAAGAGCTGGAACGGTCCTTCGATAGCACTGGAGGGTATACTTGAACCTTACGTTAAGTATGACATCACCGTTAAGGTAAAGGCACAGTGGTATAACACTGTCTGCATCTCGATGCAGCATACGCCCGCAGGCTCAGACTCGCCCCAGTACACTAACCTCGCAAAAGCCGTTTCACAGGGCGATTATGTTGAGCTGAGCGCCAGCTTCTCCTACGGCTCGGACGAAAAAGATGTTTCGCTGTATATTGAAACAACAGGCGATGCAAACGATCTGTACATAGACGATCTTACCATATGTGAGTCGCCCAACAATCTTGATCTGACTGCACCTTCACTTAAAAATGTTTACGGCGATATGTTCAAATTCGGCACTGCTACCACTGTTTCCGAACTTGCACCAAAGTCTACAAAGGCACTTATCAAAAAGCATTTCAACAGCCTTACAGCAGGCAACGAGCTGAAGCCTGACAGCGTTCTCGACCAACAGGCTTGCCTAGCACTGGCGGCATCGGGCGATGACGAAAACCCGCAGGTAACTCTTGACGCTGCAAAGCCCATACTCGACTTTGCCCGCGATAACAATATCCCCATGAGAGGTCACGTCCTGGTATGGCACCAGCAGACTCCTATCTGGTTCTTCAAAGAAAACTATGATGCCAACGGCGAGTGGGTATCTAAGGAAAAGATGCTCAGACGTATGGAAAACTACATCAAGAACGTTTTCACCGCAGTAAAGAAAGAATATCCCGATGTTGACTTCTATGCGTGGGACGTTGTGAACGAGTGCTTCACCGATGCGGGTGCGCCCAGAAATCCCGGCGTTCCTGATTCTTCCAACGGTTATCAGTCATCTCCGTGGGTGCAGATCTTCGGTGACAACTCATTCATCAAGCCTGCATTCATATACGCTAAGAAGTATGCTCCCTCAGGCTGCAAGCTCTACTACAATGACTATAACGAGTATATGCAGAAGAGCGATGCTATCGTAAAACTGTGCCAGGATATCAATTCCAGCGGTCACTACATCGACGGCATCGGTATGCAGTCGCATCTGAACGTTACCAACAACGGCGGTTCTGATCCGTTCCCGAGCGTAAGTATGTACAGACAGGCACTTGACAAGTTCAGCAAGACCGGTCTTGATATACAGATCACAGAGCTGGATGCTACTGTAAACAACAAGAGGTTCGATCTCCAGGCTAAGTACTACAGCGACATCATGGATGCTATAGTTGATTACAAGGACTATGTTTCTGCGGTTGTTGTTTGGGGTACTACTGATGACCTCAGCTGGAGAGCTGACCGTGATCCGCTGTTGTTCAACCAGGATTACTCGGTAAAGCCTTGCTTTGAGTCTATCGTTGACGGTATCGAGTATACCGAAACTGAAAACGAAAATGAAAATGATCCCGATCCTGTTGATACTTATCCTACAAATGTTAAGGCAAATTACAGTACAAAGTATCACCAGATACAGTTCGTATGGGACAAGGTCAAGGGCGCTGACAAGTACGGTATCGCTGTATATCTGGCAGGCAAGTGGAGAGTTCAGACCACTAACATCACAAATAACAGCTATGTAACTCCCAAGAACCTGACTCCCGGCATGACCTATAAGGTTGCAGTTGCTGCAAGAGTTAACGGTAAGTGGGATACTACTAACGCTATCAAGAACGCTATCACTGTTACTGTTCAGTAA
- a CDS encoding tRNA threonylcarbamoyladenosine dehydratase, whose product MLDQFSRTQLLLGRDGMDKLAQARVAVFGIGGVGGYVCEALVRSGVRKFDLIDDDKVCLTNLNRQIIATRKTVGKYKAEVMEERMREINPDIDVRVHKCFFLPENEDEFPFEEYDYIVDAVDTVTAKLALVMKAKGMDIPIICSMGAGNKLDPTGFRVADIYDTRMCPLAKVMRIECRKRKVKKLKVVYSEEKPTRPIEDMSISCRTHCICPPGAKHKCTERRDIPGSTAFVPSVVGLIIAGEVVKDICRGK is encoded by the coding sequence ATGCTTGACCAGTTTTCAAGGACACAGCTGCTTCTGGGCAGAGATGGTATGGACAAGTTGGCACAGGCACGTGTGGCTGTGTTCGGTATAGGCGGTGTGGGCGGATATGTATGCGAGGCGCTGGTGCGAAGCGGAGTTCGTAAGTTCGATCTTATAGATGATGACAAGGTGTGCCTGACTAATCTCAACCGCCAGATAATAGCTACAAGAAAGACCGTTGGAAAATACAAGGCGGAGGTAATGGAGGAGCGCATGAGGGAGATAAATCCCGATATAGATGTGCGTGTACACAAATGCTTTTTCCTGCCTGAAAATGAGGATGAGTTTCCCTTTGAGGAGTACGATTATATTGTCGATGCAGTGGATACGGTAACCGCGAAGCTGGCGCTGGTGATGAAGGCGAAGGGAATGGATATACCAATAATATGCAGTATGGGTGCAGGCAACAAGCTGGATCCTACGGGCTTCAGGGTTGCTGATATATATGATACCCGAATGTGCCCTCTTGCGAAGGTCATGCGTATCGAGTGCCGAAAGCGCAAGGTGAAAAAACTGAAAGTGGTATATTCAGAAGAAAAGCCTACACGTCCGATAGAGGATATGTCAATATCATGTCGAACACACTGTATATGTCCGCCGGGTGCAAAGCACAAGTGTACCGAGCGAAGGGATATACCCGGAAGTACTGCATTTGTGCCTTCTGTTGTGGGACTTATAATCGCAGGTGAGGTAGTAAAGGATATCTGCAGAGGGAAGTAG